One region of Bartonella alsatica genomic DNA includes:
- a CDS encoding site-specific tyrosine recombinase XerD has translation MKNGAVIDHFLEMMSVERGASSHTLAAYKHDLQWAQEVLSSQSVSLFSAQKKDLIGLLSLMHTLGWAASSQARRLSTLRQFYQFLYAEGLRTDDPSHDIDAPRQGYPLPKIMSEDAVTKLLDWAELEVNQADYGSKDYFRALRLQVLIEMLYATGLRISELVSLPVQAVRGKGYSVLVRGKGKKERMVLLSKKAYQVLLQWLNLRDQGKDAASLYLFPARSETGYIARQVVARELKSLATRAGIKSNNFSPHVLRHAFASHLLQNGADLRAVQQLLGHSDIATTQIYTHVLEAGLYRLVNEHHPLADEQ, from the coding sequence ATGAAAAATGGTGCTGTGATAGATCATTTTCTTGAGATGATGAGCGTGGAACGAGGGGCTTCTTCTCATACGCTTGCGGCTTATAAGCATGATTTACAGTGGGCACAGGAAGTATTGTCTTCGCAGTCTGTTTCACTTTTTTCAGCACAAAAAAAAGATTTAATTGGTCTTTTGTCGCTTATGCACACTCTTGGTTGGGCAGCGTCTTCACAAGCGCGTCGTTTATCAACATTGCGTCAATTTTATCAATTCCTTTATGCCGAAGGATTGAGAACAGATGATCCTTCTCATGATATTGACGCACCTCGTCAAGGATATCCTTTACCCAAAATTATGAGTGAAGATGCGGTAACAAAGTTGCTTGATTGGGCAGAGTTGGAAGTGAATCAAGCAGATTATGGGTCCAAAGATTATTTCCGCGCATTGCGTCTTCAGGTATTGATTGAAATGCTTTATGCTACAGGATTACGTATTAGTGAATTGGTGAGTCTTCCGGTGCAGGCTGTCCGGGGAAAGGGGTACAGTGTTTTAGTTCGCGGTAAGGGAAAAAAAGAACGAATGGTGCTTTTATCAAAAAAAGCATACCAAGTTCTTTTGCAGTGGTTGAACCTACGTGATCAAGGAAAGGATGCGGCAAGCCTTTATCTTTTTCCTGCACGGTCAGAAACAGGGTATATTGCTCGACAAGTTGTTGCACGGGAGTTGAAAAGTCTCGCCACAAGAGCAGGAATAAAAAGTAATAACTTTTCCCCCCATGTGTTGCGCCATGCTTTTGCTAGTCATCTTTTGCAGAATGGTGCTGATTTGCGTGCTGTTCAACAATTGTTAGGACATTCTGATATTGCTACCACTCAGATTTATACTCATGTTTTGGAAGCAGGTCTTTATCGTTTAGTTAATGAACATCATCCACTTGCCGATGAGCAGTAG
- a CDS encoding shikimate kinase codes for MRNNRSKHIPITQIKNQLLSSLDKRALVFVGLMGAGKSVIGKRVATMLHLPFYDSDQEIEKVVQMKITEIFKIYGEPKFRALEQRVILNLIKKSPLVLATGGGAYINQAIQKAIHQNGISIWLKADLDTLMRRVSRHPTRPLLQTANPKETMRKLMEERYPIYGKANLTINSHKESRFTVAKNVVRSVQHYLDTENNDRNNKYASQDRYY; via the coding sequence ATGAGAAATAATCGATCTAAACATATTCCGATAACACAAATAAAAAATCAACTCTTATCGTCTCTTGATAAACGAGCACTTGTATTTGTTGGTCTTATGGGTGCAGGTAAATCAGTGATTGGGAAACGCGTCGCCACCATGCTCCATTTACCTTTTTATGATTCTGACCAAGAAATTGAAAAAGTTGTGCAAATGAAAATTACTGAAATCTTTAAAATTTATGGTGAACCGAAATTCCGAGCTCTTGAACAGCGTGTTATACTAAACCTCATAAAAAAAAGTCCTCTTGTTTTAGCAACAGGTGGTGGTGCCTATATAAATCAAGCCATCCAAAAAGCCATTCATCAAAATGGTATATCCATCTGGCTCAAAGCCGATCTTGATACCCTCATGCGACGTGTTTCGCGCCACCCAACGCGACCACTTCTTCAAACAGCAAATCCTAAAGAAACCATGAGAAAACTCATGGAAGAGCGTTATCCTATTTATGGAAAAGCAAACTTGACAATTAACAGTCATAAAGAAAGCCGTTTTACCGTAGCAAAAAATGTCGTACGGTCTGTACAGCATTACCTCGATACAGAAAATAACGATAGGAATAACAAGTATGCAAGCCAAGACCGTTACTATTAA
- the aroB gene encoding 3-dehydroquinate synthase, with the protein MQAKTVTIKLDKHCYDIIIGPNLITQAALQIKRSLHHKDFHQTRLAIVTDTNVASLHLETLQTELTKNKIHTVPIVVEAGEQSKSFSTLKTVIDKILAARLERGDCIIAFGGGVIGDLGGFVASIIRRGMNFIQMPTTLLAQIDSSVGGKTGINSQYGKNLIGTFYQPQCVLADTRILDTLPSREFRAGYAEMVKYGLINQPDFFEWLEKNGQKVFTNDSVRIEAIIRSCKFKADIVARDEYETGERALLNLGHTFGHMLETATAYDSNRLIHGEAVAIGMILAHQFSAQLNLIDPALTNRIETHLKTVGLPTKLKDIPGKLPDATTLMTYIAQDKKVSQNNLTFVLTRGLGQSFIAKNVSPNSVLTFLEQKLTKIR; encoded by the coding sequence ATGCAAGCCAAGACCGTTACTATTAAACTGGACAAGCACTGTTATGATATCATCATTGGACCAAATCTCATCACGCAAGCTGCTTTGCAAATTAAGCGTTCTCTTCACCATAAAGATTTTCATCAAACACGTTTAGCAATCGTTACAGATACAAATGTTGCATCTCTCCATTTGGAGACATTACAGACAGAATTAACAAAAAATAAAATTCATACTGTTCCAATCGTTGTAGAAGCAGGGGAACAATCAAAGTCATTTTCAACTCTGAAAACTGTTATTGATAAAATTCTTGCTGCACGTTTAGAAAGAGGTGACTGCATTATTGCTTTTGGGGGTGGTGTTATCGGCGACCTAGGAGGATTTGTCGCAAGTATCATACGCCGTGGTATGAACTTCATTCAGATGCCCACAACACTGCTTGCACAAATTGACTCCTCTGTTGGAGGGAAAACTGGTATCAATAGCCAATATGGTAAAAATCTTATCGGTACTTTTTATCAACCACAATGCGTTCTTGCTGATACTCGTATCCTTGATACATTGCCATCGCGGGAATTTCGGGCTGGTTACGCGGAAATGGTCAAATATGGTCTCATTAACCAACCCGATTTCTTTGAATGGCTTGAAAAAAATGGACAAAAAGTTTTTACTAATGATTCAGTACGAATAGAAGCTATTATCCGCTCATGCAAATTCAAAGCCGACATTGTAGCACGTGATGAATATGAAACAGGAGAACGCGCGTTATTAAACCTTGGTCATACATTTGGACACATGCTTGAAACAGCAACCGCTTATGACTCAAACCGTTTAATCCACGGTGAAGCTGTAGCAATTGGAATGATTCTAGCCCATCAATTTTCTGCTCAACTAAATTTAATAGATCCCGCACTCACAAATCGCATCGAAACACATCTTAAAACCGTAGGTTTACCTACGAAACTAAAGGATATCCCTGGTAAGCTGCCAGATGCTACAACTTTGATGACCTACATTGCCCAAGATAAAAAAGTTTCCCAAAACAATTTGACTTTTGTTTTAACACGTGGACTTGGCCAATCATTTATCGCAAAAAATGTTTCACCAAATTCAGTTTTAACTTTCTTAGAACAAAAATTAACGAAAATTCGTTAA
- a CDS encoding MliC family protein, whose protein sequence is MKKTLHILGFWAASNLILFSSGNALAGSLILEIPENPETQTITYQCDTGTNKERVEATYFKTDNISLVDFKWKGDRVIAANVIAATGAKYAGAQYIWWEENKDVTLYDLAQDPEEKQPILCKDESTLLF, encoded by the coding sequence ATGAAAAAAACTTTACATATTTTAGGATTTTGGGCCGCTTCAAATCTAATACTCTTTAGCTCAGGCAACGCCTTGGCTGGTTCTTTAATTCTTGAAATACCAGAAAATCCAGAAACACAAACCATAACCTATCAATGTGATACTGGAACAAATAAAGAGCGTGTTGAAGCAACTTATTTCAAAACTGATAATATTTCACTGGTTGATTTCAAATGGAAAGGTGATCGTGTCATCGCTGCTAATGTTATCGCCGCCACAGGAGCAAAATACGCAGGAGCTCAGTATATCTGGTGGGAAGAAAACAAAGACGTCACGCTTTATGATCTTGCTCAGGACCCAGAAGAAAAACAACCTATCCTCTGTAAAGATGAATCAACGTTATTATTCTAA
- a CDS encoding MliC family protein, whose amino-acid sequence MRKTSFILRFFAALSLSFFGSVNAFAYSLVIEVPDDPEPTKETVVYQCNIKTKKERVEATYYNAGNIALVDLKWNGKQIIASNVIAASGAKYVGAEYIWWTQKDEVTFYDLINDPKQEMPLNCVEEKGTE is encoded by the coding sequence ATGAGAAAAACTTCTTTTATTCTACGATTTTTCGCCGCTTTAAGTCTATCATTCTTCGGTTCAGTGAACGCTTTTGCGTATTCTTTAGTTATCGAGGTACCAGATGATCCAGAACCAACAAAAGAAACTGTTGTCTATCAGTGTAATATTAAAACAAAAAAAGAACGTGTTGAAGCAACTTACTACAATGCCGGCAATATTGCGTTAGTTGATCTCAAATGGAACGGAAAGCAGATTATTGCTTCCAATGTCATCGCTGCTTCTGGAGCAAAATATGTGGGAGCTGAATACATTTGGTGGACCCAAAAAGACGAGGTGACATTTTATGATCTGATTAATGATCCAAAACAGGAAATGCCCCTCAATTGTGTAGAAGAAAAAGGGACAGAATAA
- the mnhG gene encoding monovalent cation/H(+) antiporter subunit G: protein MKDDISLVAAIAVTVFLILGSGLTLIGTIGLVRLSSFYKRLHMLSLSTSWGAGSILISSFLYSIFVDHHFVFHEILLMIFLFVTIPVASMLISQAAAYRHHSENTLEKPLALLSQKTKEQPPH from the coding sequence ATGAAAGATGATATATCGCTTGTAGCTGCTATTGCTGTCACAGTTTTTTTAATATTAGGGTCTGGTCTCACATTGATTGGAACAATAGGATTGGTACGTCTTTCGAGTTTTTATAAGCGTTTGCACATGCTTTCATTAAGTACGAGTTGGGGAGCTGGAAGTATTCTCATTTCTTCGTTTCTTTATTCTATTTTTGTGGATCATCATTTTGTATTTCATGAAATATTATTGATGATTTTTTTATTCGTAACAATACCGGTGGCTTCTATGCTGATATCACAGGCAGCAGCTTATCGACACCATTCAGAAAACACATTAGAAAAACCGCTGGCTCTTTTGTCCCAGAAAACAAAAGAACAACCTCCACATTAG
- a CDS encoding K+/H+ antiporter subunit F — protein MSMIILYWGISLSQFFLSLAMILALFRLIRGPRAQDRIVGLDALYVTSILLFLTFDIRSGTTIYFVVPLIIGLLGPVSSIALAKFLMRGEIIE, from the coding sequence ATGAGTATGATAATTCTTTATTGGGGGATTTCTCTTTCACAGTTTTTTTTAAGTTTGGCAATGATTTTGGCGTTGTTTCGATTAATTCGTGGTCCACGGGCCCAGGATCGAATTGTAGGGTTGGATGCTCTTTATGTAACTTCTATTCTTTTGTTTCTTACATTTGATATTCGTTCAGGGACAACCATTTATTTCGTTGTGCCTCTTATTATTGGGCTGTTAGGTCCTGTATCAAGTATTGCTCTGGCAAAATTTTTAATGCGTGGAGAAATTATTGAATGA
- a CDS encoding Na+/H+ antiporter subunit E: MNYFCPFPFFSAAIVFMWLALSGFSLGQLLLGIIIALFSGWIMRFLEPEKVTIKSWRAVFLLIFRVFIDSIISNVSVACFVLTKRFQKQQSGFIVVPILLESRTALAVLACILSVTPGTIWVAYNRKNGELLLHVLNFKNGFNYQQVIKQRYEQLLLEIFS, encoded by the coding sequence ATGAATTATTTTTGTCCTTTCCCTTTTTTCAGTGCTGCAATTGTTTTTATGTGGTTGGCCTTAAGTGGTTTTAGTTTGGGCCAATTGCTTTTAGGAATTATAATTGCTTTGTTTAGTGGCTGGATAATGCGGTTTCTTGAACCGGAAAAGGTCACTATTAAAAGTTGGCGTGCAGTTTTTCTTCTGATTTTTCGTGTATTTATCGATTCTATAATTTCCAATGTTTCGGTGGCTTGCTTTGTTTTAACTAAAAGGTTTCAGAAACAGCAGTCCGGTTTTATTGTAGTGCCCATTTTGCTTGAGAGTCGTACCGCTTTAGCTGTTTTAGCATGCATCCTTTCTGTTACTCCAGGAACTATTTGGGTTGCTTATAATAGAAAAAATGGTGAGCTTTTACTTCATGTTTTAAATTTTAAAAATGGATTTAATTACCAACAGGTGATCAAACAACGCTATGAGCAGTTGCTTTTGGAGATTTTCTCATGA
- a CDS encoding monovalent cation/H+ antiporter subunit D: protein MITDVQHLLIFPILLPLITGALLLFYDERRAKLKSFISLFSAGLLIIIAVLLMMFALKVAPASGVYRLGNWPSPFGIVLVLDRLSAMMLLLSSLLMFAALVFAQAHWCKAGSHFQSLMQFFMVGINGAFLTGDLFNLFVFFEVMLTASYGLALHGSGQLRVRAGLHYVVINLVASFLFLIGTALIYGVVGTLNMADLAVKIKHIASTDIVLFEIGAGFLGVAFLLKAGMWPLNFWLIPTYSAAAAPVGASFALLSKVGIYIILRLTLLWFGPESGYFSHFGHMILFYGGLATMVFGFIGILASQVLARLAAYSVLVSSGTLLSAIGIGNTALTAGALFYIISSTLALGAFFLLVELVERCQDVAANILTVTMEVYGDDEEEEEEVVGTYLPVTLAILGGCFGICAILIIGLPPFSGFVAKFMMFMAVLNHTKGDWSASLPVYQNWIFVIFVTLSGFATLIALTRTGIRTFWVSLEGRVPRVQVIEFAPIAVLLAVCFLITIIAGPISHYMSETANVLYNPQNYIGSVLDDFSLENRGIN, encoded by the coding sequence ATGATAACCGATGTGCAGCATCTTCTTATTTTTCCTATTCTCTTACCATTAATCACTGGAGCTCTCCTTCTTTTTTATGATGAACGTCGTGCAAAACTTAAGTCATTCATAAGTCTTTTTTCTGCTGGATTATTGATTATTATCGCTGTTTTATTAATGATGTTTGCTCTTAAAGTTGCGCCGGCTTCGGGCGTTTATCGACTTGGTAATTGGCCTTCTCCCTTCGGAATTGTTTTGGTGCTCGATCGTTTAAGTGCTATGATGCTTTTACTTTCCAGCTTGTTGATGTTTGCTGCGTTGGTTTTTGCACAGGCTCATTGGTGCAAAGCTGGTTCTCATTTTCAGTCATTGATGCAATTTTTTATGGTAGGAATAAATGGTGCTTTTTTGACCGGTGATTTATTCAATTTATTTGTGTTTTTTGAAGTGATGTTAACTGCTTCTTATGGGCTTGCGTTGCATGGTTCTGGTCAGTTACGTGTGCGTGCCGGGTTGCACTATGTCGTGATTAATCTTGTTGCTTCGTTTTTGTTTCTTATTGGTACAGCGCTTATTTATGGAGTCGTTGGTACCTTGAATATGGCTGATTTAGCTGTAAAAATAAAACATATAGCTTCTACGGATATTGTTTTATTCGAAATAGGTGCTGGGTTTTTGGGTGTTGCTTTTCTACTCAAAGCGGGTATGTGGCCACTTAATTTTTGGTTGATACCGACTTATAGTGCAGCAGCAGCGCCTGTTGGAGCTTCTTTTGCACTTTTGAGCAAGGTAGGTATTTATATTATTTTACGTTTAACTTTGCTATGGTTTGGCCCTGAGAGTGGTTATTTTAGTCATTTTGGTCATATGATTTTGTTTTATGGTGGGCTTGCCACCATGGTTTTTGGTTTTATTGGGATCTTAGCTAGTCAAGTTTTAGCACGTTTGGCAGCTTATAGCGTTCTTGTTTCTTCTGGTACATTATTGTCAGCCATCGGGATTGGTAATACAGCACTAACAGCAGGTGCACTCTTTTATATTATTTCGTCAACTTTAGCACTTGGTGCTTTTTTTCTTCTGGTGGAGCTTGTTGAACGCTGTCAAGATGTAGCGGCTAATATTTTAACTGTTACAATGGAAGTGTATGGTGACGATGAAGAGGAGGAAGAAGAGGTGGTTGGTACTTATTTACCAGTAACCTTAGCAATTCTTGGAGGATGTTTTGGTATCTGTGCTATTTTAATTATTGGATTGCCACCTTTTTCTGGTTTCGTTGCTAAATTTATGATGTTCATGGCAGTTTTAAATCACACTAAGGGGGATTGGTCTGCTTCGCTACCAGTTTACCAGAATTGGATTTTTGTGATTTTTGTTACGTTATCTGGTTTTGCGACTTTAATTGCTCTGACACGAACGGGAATTCGAACTTTTTGGGTTTCCCTTGAAGGTAGGGTACCGCGTGTGCAGGTGATTGAATTTGCTCCTATCGCAGTTCTTCTTGCTGTTTGCTTTCTTATAACAATTATAGCCGGTCCTATTAGCCATTATATGTCTGAAACAGCTAACGTTTTGTATAATCCTCAAAACTATATTGGAAGCGTTTTAGATGATTTTTCTCTGGAAAATAGAGGAATCAATTGA
- a CDS encoding Na+/H+ antiporter subunit C: protein MEIVLSLGIGVLIGSGIWLVLRPRTFQVILGLSLISYGVNLFMFSMSRPRSNAAPIVDPSTVINPENYVDPLPQALVLTAIVIGFATTALFLVILLVSRGLTGSDHVDGREVQ, encoded by the coding sequence ATGGAAATTGTTCTTTCTTTGGGTATCGGTGTTCTTATCGGATCAGGCATTTGGCTTGTTTTGCGTCCACGTACTTTTCAGGTCATCCTTGGTTTGTCTTTGATCTCCTATGGTGTTAACCTTTTTATGTTTTCAATGAGTAGACCGCGTAGCAATGCTGCGCCAATTGTTGATCCTTCCACGGTGATTAATCCAGAAAATTACGTTGATCCTCTTCCACAGGCTTTAGTTTTAACAGCAATTGTCATCGGTTTTGCAACAACAGCTTTATTTTTAGTTATCCTGCTGGTTTCACGTGGATTAACAGGTTCAGATCATGTTGATGGACGTGAGGTGCAGTGA
- a CDS encoding monovalent cation/H+ antiporter subunit A translates to MAIREAMLVLLVLLPFGGSTIIGFFRSTAKNNEAWFAGIIALFCLLFTIVLYPEVRGNHVVRLDISWLPEWGSNLILRMDGLSWLFCLLITGIGLLVVVYARYYMDPADSVPRFFSFFLAFMGSMTGLVLSGNLVFLVVFWELTSVFSFLLIGYWYHNASAREGARMALTVTGFGGFALFIGVLLIGLIVGSFDLDKVLQSGDMIRSNVLYRLVLICILLGGLTKSAQFPFHFWLPNAMAAPTPVSAYLHSATMVKAGLFLLVRLWPVLSGTETWFWLVGFSGLATLLLGAYFSMFQQDLKGLLAYSTISHLGLITTLLSLGSPLACVAAIFHMANHATFKASLFMAAGIIDHETGTRDMRKLTGLYCSMPITATLALVASAAMAGVPLLNGFLSKEMFFAEAVEMHMESWLDWIAPYVATLASLFSVTYSIRFIHGVFLGAKPVNLPKTPHEPPHFMRLPMELLVFICLAVGIFPNLTIGPILDNAVISVLGSKTVPYNLAVWHGVNTPFMMSLVALLGGGLLYVVGYRYFLSCDDGAPFFRHLKGPRIFERILVIISWKWARAVESVLSTRRLQIQLHWIFFVCFAFVSLLLWRDGLISVGPLPLFPLDIPFLALWLVGGLCALLVAWQAKFHRLASLMLLSGAGLMTCATFLWLSAPDLAITQLVVEVVTVVLLLLGLRWLPKRLYNPAPTSVHFWVHLRRIRDFAIAFVGGSGVAWLSFAMMTRLQGSTISDFFLRNAYSGAGGRNVVNVLLVDFRGFDTIGEIVVLGVVSLTVFALLRRFRPAPESIDAPFQQRVQRAFDMAQSDRNLGDTVLNYLTIPAVIMSWLFSVIIVFSIYLFMRGHDLPGGGFVGGVTLAIGFILQYLARDIRWVENHLRVLPLRWLGFGLLLSVATGMGAWFVGYPFLTSFFQYVHLPLIGKIPVTSAFLFDFGVLSLVLGATVLILIALAHQSIRSYRIGKKPVLREKEN, encoded by the coding sequence ATGGCAATACGGGAAGCAATGTTGGTATTGCTAGTTTTGCTTCCCTTTGGTGGAAGTACTATTATTGGTTTTTTTCGTTCGACAGCAAAAAATAATGAAGCATGGTTTGCTGGAATTATTGCGCTTTTCTGTCTTCTTTTTACTATAGTGCTTTATCCGGAAGTTCGTGGGAACCACGTAGTACGTTTAGATATTTCTTGGCTTCCTGAATGGGGAAGTAATTTGATTCTCCGTATGGATGGTTTGTCATGGCTTTTTTGTTTACTCATTACAGGAATTGGGCTGCTTGTTGTCGTTTATGCGCGATATTATATGGATCCGGCAGATTCTGTACCGAGGTTTTTTTCCTTTTTTTTGGCTTTTATGGGTTCAATGACAGGGCTAGTCTTATCAGGTAATCTCGTCTTTTTGGTTGTTTTCTGGGAACTCACCAGTGTTTTTTCTTTTTTGTTGATCGGTTATTGGTACCATAATGCAAGTGCACGTGAGGGTGCGCGTATGGCTTTAACTGTTACAGGTTTTGGTGGTTTTGCCCTTTTTATTGGAGTTTTATTGATTGGCCTTATCGTTGGCAGTTTTGATTTAGATAAGGTATTACAGTCTGGGGATATGATCCGATCAAATGTTCTTTATCGTCTTGTCCTTATTTGTATTTTATTGGGAGGTTTAACAAAAAGTGCACAATTTCCGTTTCATTTTTGGTTGCCCAATGCAATGGCTGCGCCAACGCCTGTATCGGCTTATTTACATTCAGCCACAATGGTGAAAGCAGGGTTGTTTTTGCTTGTTCGTTTATGGCCCGTACTCTCTGGAACAGAAACTTGGTTTTGGTTAGTTGGCTTTTCAGGACTTGCAACACTTCTGCTTGGTGCTTATTTTTCCATGTTTCAGCAAGACTTGAAAGGGTTGCTTGCTTACTCAACGATTAGTCATCTTGGATTGATTACCACGCTTTTAAGCCTTGGTAGCCCGCTTGCATGTGTTGCAGCGATCTTTCATATGGCTAATCATGCTACTTTTAAAGCCTCTTTATTTATGGCGGCAGGCATTATTGATCACGAGACAGGAACGCGTGATATGCGTAAACTGACAGGTCTTTATTGTTCTATGCCTATTACAGCAACTCTTGCTTTGGTGGCAAGTGCGGCGATGGCTGGGGTTCCTTTGTTGAATGGTTTTTTATCGAAAGAAATGTTTTTTGCTGAAGCGGTTGAAATGCATATGGAATCATGGCTTGATTGGATTGCACCTTATGTAGCGACGCTGGCTAGCCTGTTTAGTGTGACCTACTCTATACGTTTTATTCATGGTGTTTTTTTAGGAGCAAAACCTGTTAATTTACCTAAAACTCCACATGAACCACCGCATTTTATGCGTTTACCCATGGAACTTTTGGTATTTATTTGTTTGGCGGTTGGTATTTTTCCTAATTTAACAATAGGGCCTATTTTGGATAATGCAGTTATATCTGTTTTAGGGTCGAAGACAGTTCCTTATAATTTAGCTGTTTGGCATGGTGTTAATACTCCATTCATGATGAGTTTGGTGGCTTTATTAGGAGGTGGATTGCTCTATGTTGTTGGATATCGTTATTTTTTATCCTGTGATGATGGTGCCCCTTTTTTTCGTCACTTGAAAGGACCGCGTATTTTTGAACGTATTCTCGTGATTATTTCTTGGAAATGGGCACGTGCTGTGGAATCTGTTTTGTCAACACGCCGTTTGCAGATACAGTTGCATTGGATTTTTTTTGTGTGTTTTGCATTTGTTAGTCTTTTACTTTGGAGGGATGGTTTGATTTCAGTGGGGCCATTACCGCTTTTCCCACTTGATATTCCTTTTCTTGCTCTTTGGTTAGTTGGTGGATTATGTGCACTTTTAGTTGCTTGGCAAGCAAAGTTTCATCGTCTTGCATCATTGATGCTGTTAAGTGGGGCTGGTTTGATGACTTGTGCAACCTTTTTATGGCTTTCTGCGCCTGATTTAGCAATAACACAATTGGTTGTTGAAGTTGTGACAGTAGTCTTATTATTGCTTGGTTTACGGTGGTTGCCTAAACGGTTGTACAATCCTGCTCCGACTTCTGTTCATTTTTGGGTGCATTTACGCCGTATTCGTGATTTCGCTATAGCATTTGTGGGAGGTTCTGGTGTGGCGTGGCTCTCCTTTGCTATGATGACACGCCTTCAAGGTTCAACAATTTCTGACTTTTTTTTGAGGAATGCTTATTCTGGTGCTGGTGGCCGCAATGTTGTGAATGTATTATTGGTTGATTTCCGTGGTTTTGATACCATAGGAGAAATTGTCGTTTTGGGTGTTGTTTCTCTCACTGTTTTTGCTCTTTTACGACGGTTTCGTCCTGCTCCTGAAAGTATTGATGCTCCGTTTCAACAACGTGTTCAGAGAGCTTTTGATATGGCACAGTCTGATCGGAATTTGGGTGATACAGTATTAAATTATCTCACTATTCCTGCTGTTATTATGAGTTGGCTCTTTTCAGTTATTATCGTTTTTTCGATTTATTTATTTATGCGGGGGCATGATCTTCCAGGAGGTGGATTTGTTGGTGGTGTGACTTTAGCAATAGGCTTTATTTTACAATATCTTGCACGGGATATTCGTTGGGTGGAAAATCATTTGAGAGTTTTGCCTTTACGGTGGTTAGGTTTTGGCTTATTGTTGTCAGTCGCAACGGGAATGGGAGCTTGGTTCGTTGGGTATCCTTTTTTAACCTCCTTTTTTCAATATGTGCATCTTCCATTGATTGGAAAAATTCCTGTGACATCTGCTTTTTTGTTTGATTTTGGTGTGCTTTCTTTAGTTTTAGGGGCAACTGTTCTCATTTTAATTGCACTTGCACATCAGTCAATTCGGAGTTATCGCATCGGTAAGAAACCTGTTTTGAGAGAGAAGGAAAATTAA
- a CDS encoding BA14K family protein → MPMLKSLYYALVIAFIGSVFIIVSNFTGSAQKSNTEVRIFHQSSVPENWVPLVVTGRKELNGFKGYRHYRRGYRKYSDNWWYPEVAFLAVSGLDAKHIPLKAVSASLEKKEPWMFKQHIDSCHARYRSYNEHDNSYQPFHGSRRQCFSQFFKG, encoded by the coding sequence ATGCCTATGTTAAAGAGTTTGTATTATGCTTTGGTTATCGCGTTCATTGGCAGTGTTTTCATAATAGTAAGCAATTTCACTGGTTCTGCGCAAAAAAGTAATACTGAAGTTAGGATATTTCATCAATCTTCTGTTCCAGAGAATTGGGTCCCTTTGGTTGTTACAGGACGTAAGGAACTTAATGGATTCAAAGGTTATCGCCATTATCGGCGTGGTTATCGTAAATATAGTGATAATTGGTGGTATCCTGAAGTGGCATTCCTTGCAGTTTCAGGTTTAGACGCAAAACATATACCATTAAAAGCGGTATCAGCTTCTTTAGAGAAAAAAGAACCATGGATGTTCAAACAACATATTGATTCTTGTCATGCTCGTTATCGTTCTTACAATGAACATGATAATAGTTATCAACCTTTTCATGGGTCGCGTAGGCAGTGTTTTTCTCAATTTTTTAAGGGATAA